Proteins encoded within one genomic window of Thiothrix litoralis:
- a CDS encoding helix-turn-helix transcriptional regulator, with product MSTNPNTTQPLPIEERFIRLPEVMKTVGMGRTAVYDRIKKGTFPKQYKISARVSAWKLTEVKAWMDSIQQGGAA from the coding sequence ATGAGCACCAACCCTAACACTACCCAACCCCTGCCAATCGAAGAACGCTTTATCCGCCTGCCCGAAGTCATGAAGACCGTAGGCATGGGCCGTACTGCCGTCTATGACCGCATCAAAAAAGGAACCTTCCCCAAGCAATACAAGATCAGCGCCCGCGTTTCCGCGTGGAAGCTAACCGAAGTCAAAGCATGGATGGATTCAATCCAGCAAGGCGGTGCAGCATGA
- a CDS encoding universal stress protein: MKPDNKILACVDQSHFAEHVADYAAWVATRMELPLEFLHILDRHPERARNTHDHSGAIGFDAQQALLEELSQEDAALSKQAREQGRLFLNRLRERAMAAGVEAPDVRQRHGALVETLAEQEDGVRMFILGRRGQAAETTPRELGRNVERVIRSLHHPILTVTAAFTAPQQVMIAFDGSSIARKGVELIAACPLFVGLPIHVITSGEPGKGARRQLEWAKITLEGAGFTTHTALLAGDPESVIAAQVRERDIDMLVMGAYTHSAWRSLLFGSKTTDLLRASKIPTLLLR; this comes from the coding sequence ATGAAACCGGACAATAAAATCCTTGCCTGCGTGGATCAGTCGCATTTCGCCGAACATGTCGCCGATTACGCCGCGTGGGTCGCCACCCGTATGGAGTTGCCGCTGGAATTCCTGCACATCCTCGACCGCCACCCCGAACGCGCTCGCAACACCCACGACCACAGTGGCGCGATTGGCTTTGATGCGCAGCAAGCCTTGCTCGAAGAACTTTCACAGGAGGATGCAGCCCTCAGCAAACAAGCGCGTGAACAGGGGCGACTTTTCCTCAACCGTTTGCGCGAACGGGCGATGGCGGCCGGGGTGGAAGCCCCCGATGTACGCCAACGTCACGGCGCACTGGTAGAAACGCTGGCAGAACAGGAAGATGGCGTGCGCATGTTCATCCTTGGTCGGCGCGGGCAAGCGGCGGAAACCACCCCGCGTGAGTTGGGGCGTAATGTCGAACGGGTGATCCGTTCCTTGCACCACCCCATCCTGACCGTGACCGCCGCTTTCACGGCACCGCAGCAAGTGATGATTGCATTTGATGGCAGCAGCATTGCCCGCAAGGGGGTGGAATTGATTGCTGCTTGTCCGCTGTTTGTGGGCTTGCCGATTCACGTCATCACCTCCGGCGAACCGGGCAAGGGCGCACGGCGGCAACTCGAATGGGCGAAAATCACGCTGGAAGGCGCGGGTTTCACCACCCACACCGCCTTGCTGGCTGGCGACCCGGAAAGTGTGATTGCGGCACAAGTACGTGAGCGCGACATTGATATGCTAGTCATGGGGGCGTACACGCATTCGGCATGGCGTAGCTTGCTGTTTGGCAGCAAGACCACGGATTTGTTAAGAGCGTCGAAGATCCCGACGCTGTTACTGCGCTAG
- a CDS encoding DUF29 domain-containing protein, with protein sequence MGAATKYDTDFYGWAMEQADLLKHGQVGALDLENLIEEIESMGKSQANQLHNRLELLLMHLLKWQYQPNFQGSSWQRTINEQRRRIAKHISKNPSLKAKLDETYLDAYDDARNSAVLETGLNLATFPEECPWTFEQAMNAEFWPE encoded by the coding sequence ATGGGCGCGGCAACCAAGTACGATACAGACTTTTATGGATGGGCAATGGAACAAGCCGACTTGCTGAAACATGGGCAGGTGGGCGCGTTAGACCTTGAGAATCTGATAGAGGAAATCGAAAGCATGGGCAAAAGTCAGGCCAACCAGTTACACAACCGGCTTGAACTGCTGCTGATGCACTTGCTTAAGTGGCAATACCAGCCGAACTTTCAGGGGTCAAGCTGGCAGCGAACCATCAATGAACAGCGGCGGCGGATTGCCAAGCACATCAGCAAAAACCCAAGCCTGAAAGCCAAGCTGGACGAAACCTATCTGGATGCTTACGACGATGCGCGGAACAGTGCGGTGCTGGAAACCGGGCTGAATCTGGCAACCTTCCCGGAGGAATGCCCGTGGACGTTTGAACAAGCCATGAATGCAGAATTCTGGCCTGAATAA
- a CDS encoding type II toxin-antitoxin system Phd/YefM family antitoxin, producing the protein MQVTYSEARNNLATLLDKAVNEHQPITITRKNGKSAVLVDLDDYNALASYDPNWIEKELDKIAMEEGRR; encoded by the coding sequence ATGCAAGTAACCTACAGTGAAGCCCGCAATAACTTAGCAACCTTGTTAGACAAGGCAGTGAATGAGCATCAACCAATTACCATCACCCGCAAAAATGGCAAAAGCGCGGTACTGGTAGACCTTGACGATTACAACGCCTTGGCTTCTTATGACCCGAATTGGATTGAGAAAGAACTTGATAAAATCGCAATGGAAGAAGGGCGACGCTAA
- a CDS encoding replication endonuclease — MMQATHNPLDDFWIFQQLAEINEDFHAMARAGYASRYQQPGIESENRRTANNWLLDTVEELRLESGSKRLVSHERLAQLSGKIIHLFGLDEAAEWARAKGVRVPPCPKDEIDPHQPNSRAALKSRLCSPDWWEKQLTKKHRKDAEAAQIRAGNVCKGESPYVSSEAVANFQWRQQQLEAWKKQAVLISNEGDEVSLDSADHEHAAAFIRFAEFMVRVNGMAAIAAENYVTDDVLATLPDTLKMGDGGAFADVPQLAALDVADPESWVGIAFTLTVPSRFHRYTTRQGKLLLNKHYDATQTPADARDWLQETWKLTQTGWKRKTKHIQPISGYGFRMDEGHHDGVSHYHYGIWVQAKDAQRATQMFYDKALRGEFTDRVKQQSTCQFGKARDAKENGAAVRRLNFKVMTSAAVMVSYMVKYITKGLTGADWEDLKAGVPADQTILNIMARKNVWGLRQYAFWNAPSVMAWRELRRLDDEQASTVLEAARLAAKAGDWKAYTEANGGAACPARARPIGMMRTTKQDAETGQDALNQYGETINQIRGLLVNGVEIRTRLKDWYLLNIGSLEKLLVEQFLRESDTARSDLQPAFSSDLQAVIAQAKEQGKLHRLADRAGVAMFPSSSSSSGGSPPLGLVGLTSHEKNQRAWQADEREVKL, encoded by the coding sequence ATGATGCAAGCCACCCACAACCCGCTGGATGATTTTTGGATTTTCCAGCAACTCGCAGAAATCAACGAAGACTTTCACGCAATGGCGCGGGCGGGCTATGCCAGCCGCTACCAGCAACCCGGTATCGAAAGCGAAAACCGCCGGACTGCCAATAACTGGTTACTGGATACCGTGGAAGAACTCAGGCTCGAATCAGGAAGTAAGCGTCTGGTATCCCATGAACGTCTGGCGCAACTGTCTGGGAAAATAATTCACCTTTTCGGGCTGGACGAAGCGGCTGAATGGGCGCGTGCAAAAGGTGTGCGTGTTCCACCCTGCCCCAAGGATGAAATTGACCCGCACCAGCCAAACAGCCGCGCGGCGCTAAAATCCCGCCTCTGTTCACCAGACTGGTGGGAAAAGCAACTGACCAAAAAACACCGCAAGGATGCAGAGGCCGCACAAATTCGCGCAGGCAATGTGTGTAAAGGTGAGTCGCCCTACGTGTCATCTGAGGCCGTGGCTAACTTCCAATGGCGTCAACAGCAATTAGAGGCATGGAAAAAGCAGGCCGTGCTGATTTCCAACGAAGGCGACGAAGTGAGCCTAGACAGTGCCGACCATGAACACGCGGCGGCGTTTATCCGGTTCGCTGAATTCATGGTGCGGGTTAACGGTATGGCAGCCATCGCAGCCGAGAACTATGTCACTGATGACGTGCTCGCCACCCTGCCCGATACCCTCAAAATGGGCGACGGCGGCGCATTTGCCGACGTGCCACAACTCGCAGCACTGGATGTAGCCGACCCAGAATCATGGGTGGGTATCGCCTTTACCCTCACCGTGCCATCGCGTTTCCATCGCTACACCACCCGTCAAGGTAAGTTACTGCTGAACAAGCACTATGACGCCACCCAGACGCCAGCCGATGCGCGTGACTGGCTGCAAGAAACATGGAAGTTGACCCAAACGGGCTGGAAGCGCAAAACCAAGCACATCCAGCCTATCAGTGGCTACGGTTTTCGCATGGATGAAGGTCATCACGACGGCGTGAGTCACTACCATTACGGGATATGGGTACAAGCCAAGGATGCGCAACGCGCTACGCAAATGTTCTATGACAAAGCCCTGAGGGGCGAATTCACCGACCGGGTGAAGCAGCAAAGCACCTGCCAATTCGGCAAAGCGCGTGATGCAAAAGAAAACGGCGCGGCGGTTCGTCGCCTCAATTTCAAGGTCATGACCAGCGCGGCGGTCATGGTGAGCTACATGGTGAAATACATCACTAAAGGGCTGACCGGGGCAGACTGGGAAGACCTCAAGGCAGGCGTGCCCGCCGATCAGACCATTCTCAACATCATGGCAAGGAAAAACGTATGGGGTTTGCGCCAGTATGCTTTTTGGAATGCCCCCTCAGTAATGGCATGGCGCGAACTACGCAGGCTCGACGATGAGCAGGCCAGCACCGTGCTAGAAGCCGCACGGCTCGCAGCCAAGGCGGGCGACTGGAAAGCCTACACCGAGGCCAACGGCGGCGCGGCCTGCCCTGCCCGTGCTCGACCCATCGGCATGATGCGCACCACCAAACAGGATGCAGAAACCGGGCAAGACGCGCTCAACCAGTACGGTGAAACCATCAACCAGATACGCGGATTGTTGGTGAATGGCGTAGAAATCCGCACCCGCCTAAAGGATTGGTATCTGCTGAACATCGGCTCGCTGGAAAAATTACTGGTAGAACAGTTTCTGCGTGAGTCCGACACCGCACGCAGCGACCTACAGCCAGCATTCAGCAGCGACCTGCAAGCCGTCATTGCGCAAGCCAAGGAACAAGGCAAGTTGCACCGACTGGCAGACCGGGCGGGCGTCGCCATGTTCCCCTCTTCCTCCTCCTCTTCGGGCGGTTCACCGCCCCTTGGACTTGTTGGATTAACTTCCCACGAAAAAAACCAACGGGCTTGGCAAGCCGACGAACGGGAGGTGAAGCTATGA
- a CDS encoding type I restriction endonuclease subunit R — MSKSEAQIRSEIIDKQLAQSGWNTKDPTQVVAEYDILTDLPEGINEPRTPYEGHQFSDYVLLGKDGKPLAVIEAKKTSKDAALGREQAKQYCYNIQKQAGGELPFCFYTNGHETYYWDLENYPPRKVVGFPTRDDLERFQYIRRNRKRLTQELINTHIAGRDYQIRAIRAVLEGIEQKKRDFLLVMATGTGKTRTCIAMVDALIRSSHTEKVLFLVDRIALREQALDAFKEHLPNEPRWPNRGEKLLAKDRRIYIATYPTMLNIIRDESQFLSPHFFDFVVIDESHRSIYNTYGEILDYFKAITLGLTATPTDIIDHNTFRLFHCEDGLPTFAYTFEEAVNNTPPYLSNFQVMKIQSKFQKEGISKRTISLEDQKRLMLEGKEVEEINFEGSQLEKQVINKGTNTLIVREFMEECIKDANGVLPGKTIFFCVSKAHARRVEEVFDKLYPEYHGELAKVLVSDDPRVYGKGGLLDQFTNNDMPRIAISVDMLDTGIDVRELVNLVFAKPVYSYTKFWQMIGRGTRLLEPKKIKPWCTEKDVFLVLDCWDNFEYFKLNPKGKELKSQIPLPVKLAGLRLDKIEKAIDSGEPEIAERESRKLRQQITGLPQNSVVIIEAASALQRVVEENFWVALNHQKLEFLRNEIKPLFRTVSDADFKAMRFERDVLEYSLAVLSNEKAQAETLQTGIVEQISELPLSISFVQQEELLIRATQTSHYWNLDDARTREDTLDNLVARLAPLMRHREGDTTLPPVQLDFRDEVVHKEWVEFGPQNEAVSISRYREMVETLIAELTGHNPILLKIRNGADISPQEASELAELLHAEHPHITEDLLRQAYKNRKARFIQFIRHILGIVTVHGLATARV, encoded by the coding sequence ATGTCGAAATCTGAGGCTCAAATCCGTTCAGAAATCATCGACAAACAACTCGCTCAATCAGGCTGGAATACCAAAGACCCCACACAGGTCGTTGCAGAATATGACATCCTGACTGATCTTCCTGAAGGCATTAACGAACCCCGCACCCCTTACGAAGGCCACCAGTTCAGTGACTATGTATTGCTGGGCAAGGATGGCAAACCACTGGCCGTTATCGAAGCCAAGAAAACCAGTAAAGATGCCGCACTCGGGCGCGAACAGGCCAAACAATACTGCTACAACATCCAGAAACAGGCAGGCGGTGAACTGCCTTTCTGTTTCTACACCAATGGGCATGAAACCTACTATTGGGATTTGGAAAACTACCCACCGCGTAAAGTCGTTGGCTTCCCGACCCGCGACGATCTAGAACGTTTTCAATACATCCGCCGCAACCGCAAGCGGCTGACTCAGGAACTGATCAACACCCACATTGCCGGGCGAGATTACCAGATTCGCGCTATCCGCGCCGTACTGGAAGGAATTGAACAGAAGAAACGCGATTTCCTGCTGGTGATGGCGACCGGCACGGGCAAAACCCGCACCTGCATTGCGATGGTTGATGCTCTGATACGTTCCAGCCATACCGAAAAGGTGCTATTTCTGGTGGATCGGATTGCTTTGCGCGAACAGGCACTGGATGCTTTCAAGGAACACCTGCCGAATGAACCGCGCTGGCCAAACCGGGGCGAAAAGCTGCTAGCCAAAGACCGCCGCATCTACATCGCCACTTACCCCACCATGCTCAACATCATCCGTGATGAGTCGCAGTTTCTGTCGCCGCATTTCTTTGATTTCGTGGTCATCGACGAAAGTCACCGCTCGATTTACAACACTTACGGCGAGATTCTCGACTACTTCAAAGCCATTACCCTAGGTTTGACAGCGACACCGACCGACATCATCGACCACAACACCTTCAGGCTATTCCATTGTGAAGATGGCCTGCCAACCTTTGCCTATACCTTCGAGGAGGCGGTAAACAATACACCACCGTACTTGAGCAACTTTCAGGTGATGAAAATCCAGAGCAAATTCCAGAAGGAAGGTATCAGTAAGCGCACCATTTCGCTGGAAGACCAGAAACGCCTGATGCTGGAAGGCAAGGAAGTCGAGGAAATCAACTTTGAAGGCTCGCAACTGGAAAAGCAGGTCATCAACAAGGGAACCAACACCCTGATCGTGCGCGAATTCATGGAGGAGTGTATCAAGGACGCCAATGGTGTGCTGCCCGGCAAGACTATTTTCTTCTGCGTATCCAAAGCCCATGCACGGCGGGTGGAGGAAGTGTTCGACAAGCTCTATCCCGAATACCATGGCGAACTGGCCAAGGTGCTGGTGTCGGATGATCCGCGTGTGTACGGCAAAGGCGGCTTGCTCGACCAGTTCACCAATAACGACATGCCGCGCATCGCCATCAGCGTGGACATGCTCGACACCGGCATCGACGTGCGTGAACTGGTCAATCTGGTATTTGCCAAGCCAGTGTATTCTTACACCAAATTCTGGCAGATGATCGGGCGTGGCACTCGCCTGTTGGAGCCGAAGAAAATCAAACCGTGGTGTACCGAGAAAGACGTGTTTCTGGTGCTGGACTGCTGGGACAACTTTGAGTATTTCAAACTCAACCCCAAAGGCAAGGAATTGAAAAGCCAGATACCGTTGCCGGTCAAACTGGCCGGGTTGCGGCTGGACAAGATCGAAAAGGCCATTGATAGTGGCGAGCCTGAGATTGCCGAGCGTGAAAGCCGCAAGCTGCGCCAGCAAATTACCGGGTTGCCACAGAATTCCGTCGTCATCATCGAAGCAGCATCGGCCTTGCAGCGGGTAGTGGAAGAAAACTTCTGGGTAGCGCTCAATCACCAGAAACTGGAATTCCTGCGCAATGAAATCAAGCCACTGTTCCGCACTGTGTCAGATGCCGACTTTAAAGCCATGCGGTTTGAGCGTGACGTGCTGGAATATTCACTGGCGGTATTGAGTAACGAGAAAGCACAGGCCGAAACCCTTCAGACTGGTATCGTTGAACAAATAAGCGAACTGCCCTTGAGCATCAGCTTTGTGCAACAGGAGGAACTCCTGATCCGCGCGACGCAAACCAGCCATTACTGGAATCTGGACGATGCCCGCACTCGCGAAGACACGCTTGACAATCTGGTTGCCCGGCTTGCGCCCCTGATGCGCCACCGCGAAGGGGACACCACCCTGCCGCCGGTGCAACTGGATTTCAGGGATGAGGTCGTACACAAGGAATGGGTAGAATTTGGCCCACAGAACGAAGCCGTCAGCATCAGCCGTTACCGCGAAATGGTCGAAACGCTGATTGCCGAACTGACCGGACACAACCCCATCCTGCTGAAAATCCGCAACGGTGCAGACATCAGCCCGCAGGAAGCCAGTGAACTGGCGGAATTGTTACACGCCGAACACCCACACATTACTGAAGACTTGCTACGTCAAGCCTACAAGAACCGCAAGGCGCGTTTCATCCAGTTCATCCGCCACATTCTCGGCATTGTAACTGTTCACGGGCTTGCAACTGCCAGAGTCTGA
- the tnpC gene encoding IS66 family transposase, with translation MNELTITTDFTDIALPTDLAASQQLNRDLLTLVVALQARVKQLEAELTELKERLNDSSANSSNPPSRDTPEQRAQRERKPKSPLKRGGQPGHSKHERALVEESRLDAIQHYYPEGCCRCGGHLVLETTPSQRHQVFDLPEVAYQVTEHRLYAGTCSCCGKRQVAELPEDIPSGQMGAGLISWITLMNGACRLSTRQIQLLLEEQWQLSFSSGAISEATAPVSRWLAPLYAQAGDAVRSSPVVNADETSHYRGREREWLWVMCSPQVVYFMTHYSRGKGAADELLGKFNGVLVTDQHGGYNHHPNERRQLCWAHIIRKFKKIAQRYGRAGILGKRLLRLARLIVHLHNRKLAGAYSDRLYRQRMDKLREAFRQTLVAGSGLRQAQHPDKPTKTANQCQRLRDDDLMLWTFLRHSGVPLTNNAAERAIRPYVIWRKTSFFSQSFRGDQFRPLILTIVETCKRLGISAYRIIRQACQQALAKKPVTVRLPIPPPRVLNPVTGLIAA, from the coding sequence ATGAACGAGCTAACGATCACCACCGATTTTACTGATATTGCGTTGCCAACCGATTTGGCAGCTTCTCAGCAGCTTAACCGTGATCTGCTGACGTTGGTGGTTGCGTTGCAGGCACGGGTAAAACAACTGGAAGCGGAACTGACAGAACTGAAAGAACGCCTGAATGACTCCTCCGCGAACTCCTCTAACCCACCGTCACGTGACACGCCCGAACAACGCGCCCAACGCGAGCGCAAACCGAAAAGCCCGTTAAAACGCGGCGGTCAGCCAGGACACAGCAAACATGAACGCGCCTTGGTGGAGGAATCACGCCTGGATGCTATCCAGCATTACTATCCCGAAGGCTGTTGCCGTTGTGGTGGTCATCTGGTGCTGGAAACCACGCCGAGCCAGCGTCATCAGGTATTTGACCTACCGGAAGTTGCTTATCAAGTAACGGAACACCGCCTGTATGCGGGTACGTGTAGTTGCTGCGGGAAACGTCAGGTAGCCGAGTTACCCGAAGACATCCCCAGCGGGCAGATGGGTGCTGGCTTGATCAGTTGGATCACCCTGATGAACGGGGCGTGCCGCCTGTCCACGCGGCAAATCCAGTTACTGCTGGAAGAACAATGGCAGTTATCCTTCAGTAGCGGTGCGATCAGTGAGGCTACTGCCCCCGTCAGCCGTTGGTTAGCACCCTTATATGCTCAGGCGGGTGATGCGGTGCGTAGCAGCCCGGTGGTAAACGCGGATGAAACCAGTCACTACCGTGGGCGCGAACGTGAATGGTTATGGGTGATGTGTTCGCCACAGGTGGTGTACTTCATGACGCATTACTCACGCGGCAAAGGTGCAGCGGACGAATTGCTGGGAAAATTCAATGGCGTACTCGTGACCGACCAGCACGGCGGCTATAATCACCACCCCAATGAACGACGGCAACTGTGCTGGGCGCACATTATCCGTAAGTTCAAAAAAATAGCACAACGTTACGGGCGTGCAGGCATCTTAGGGAAGCGTTTGCTGCGTCTGGCACGCCTGATTGTCCACTTGCATAACCGCAAGCTCGCAGGTGCTTACTCGGACAGGTTGTACCGGCAACGCATGGATAAACTCCGCGAAGCCTTCCGCCAGACATTGGTAGCAGGTAGCGGCTTACGTCAAGCACAACATCCTGATAAGCCGACTAAAACCGCCAACCAGTGCCAACGCTTACGGGATGATGACCTGATGTTATGGACATTTTTGCGTCATTCCGGTGTTCCTCTGACCAACAATGCTGCCGAACGGGCTATCCGCCCCTATGTCATCTGGCGTAAGACCAGCTTTTTTAGCCAATCTTTCCGAGGTGATCAATTCCGCCCGTTAATACTGACTATCGTGGAAACCTGCAAACGCCTAGGTATCAGCGCTTACCGAATTATCCGCCAAGCGTGTCAGCAGGCATTGGCTAAAAAGCCGGTGACGGTGCGTTTGCCTATTCCCCCTCCGCGAGTATTGAATCCGGTGACTGGACTTATTGCCGCTTAA
- a CDS encoding SulP family inorganic anion transporter, producing MNSLHQDWFANVKNDLLAGLVVALALIPEAIAFSIIAGVDPKVGLYASFSMAVVIAFAGGRPGMISAATGAMALVMVTLVKDHGLQYLFAATLLTGVLQIVAGMLRLDLLMRFVSRAVIVGFVNALAILIFMAQLPELLGRGWMVYAMVAAGLGIIYLFPYITKAVPSPLVAIIALSAVAILFGLDIRTVGDMGALPDSLPVFLLPDVPLNWETLRIIFPVAVTLAVVGLLESLMTATIVDDLTDSTSSKQRECVGQGAANIATGFLGGMAGCAMIGQSVINVKSGGRGRLSTLVAGVFLLLMIVFMGDWVAQIPMAALVAVMIMVSIGTFNWDSLRKFREHPKSFNATMIATVAVVVATHDLAQGVLVGVLLSGFFFANKVGRMLYVSASSEDEGRMRAYQVVGQVFFASADYFVASFDFKDVVERVRIDVSRAHFWDLTAVGALDKVVVKFRREGTEVEVVGLNEASATLIDRFGVHDKPEAIEQLLNH from the coding sequence ATGAATTCCCTGCACCAGGATTGGTTCGCCAATGTCAAAAATGATCTATTGGCTGGCCTTGTCGTTGCTTTGGCGCTGATTCCCGAAGCCATTGCTTTTTCCATTATCGCGGGTGTTGACCCGAAAGTCGGGCTGTATGCGTCGTTCAGTATGGCGGTGGTGATTGCCTTTGCAGGTGGTCGCCCCGGCATGATTTCGGCTGCCACCGGCGCGATGGCGCTGGTCATGGTCACGCTGGTAAAAGATCACGGCTTGCAATACTTGTTTGCGGCGACTTTGTTGACCGGGGTGTTGCAGATTGTCGCGGGAATGCTGCGGCTGGATTTGCTGATGCGCTTTGTATCGCGGGCGGTGATTGTCGGCTTTGTGAATGCGCTGGCTATCCTGATTTTCATGGCGCAATTGCCAGAATTGCTGGGCAGGGGCTGGATGGTGTACGCAATGGTAGCGGCGGGGCTGGGCATTATTTACCTGTTTCCGTATATCACTAAAGCAGTGCCGTCACCGTTGGTGGCGATTATTGCCTTGAGTGCGGTGGCGATCCTGTTTGGGTTGGACATTCGCACCGTGGGTGACATGGGGGCGTTGCCGGATAGTTTGCCAGTATTCTTGCTGCCGGATGTGCCGTTGAACTGGGAAACCTTGCGTATTATTTTTCCGGTAGCGGTGACGCTGGCGGTGGTGGGGTTGCTGGAATCCTTGATGACGGCGACGATTGTCGATGACTTGACCGATTCCACCAGCAGCAAGCAGCGCGAATGCGTGGGGCAGGGTGCTGCCAATATTGCGACAGGTTTCCTCGGCGGTATGGCGGGTTGTGCGATGATCGGGCAGTCGGTGATCAATGTGAAATCTGGCGGGCGTGGGCGTTTGTCTACCTTGGTGGCGGGGGTGTTTTTGTTGCTGATGATTGTGTTCATGGGCGACTGGGTGGCGCAAATCCCGATGGCGGCTTTGGTGGCGGTGATGATCATGGTGTCGATCGGCACCTTCAATTGGGATTCCTTACGCAAGTTTCGCGAGCACCCGAAAAGTTTCAATGCCACCATGATTGCCACGGTGGCGGTGGTAGTGGCTACTCACGATCTGGCGCAAGGCGTGTTGGTCGGGGTATTGCTCTCCGGTTTCTTCTTCGCCAACAAGGTGGGGCGGATGCTGTATGTCAGCGCCAGTTCCGAAGACGAGGGACGGATGCGGGCATATCAGGTGGTGGGGCAAGTGTTTTTCGCTTCGGCGGATTATTTCGTGGCCTCCTTCGACTTCAAGGATGTGGTGGAACGGGTGCGTATTGATGTCAGCCGCGCCCATTTCTGGGATTTGACGGCTGTGGGGGCGCTCGACAAGGTGGTGGTGAAATTCCGCCGCGAGGGTACGGAGGTGGAAGTAGTTGGCCTCAACGAAGCCAGCGCCACCCTCATCGACCGTTTCGGGGTACACGACAAACCTGAAGCCATTGAACAACTGTTGAATCACTGA
- a CDS encoding ProQ/FINO family protein, producing the protein MEKTTDKPRQTLSITRKPANIATTTTDTNAGTVKRTGKRIITRDQLPVARVSIGKPTYNKPGAKPKPKATRRPRQPPRPPKTPPSELRARELSDSLNNFTVWRDRLPLAIGIEKQLFRHIADLHLSASKRVVNKLLHWHTNHRAYLLAVGRGGPRFNLDGTEAGAILPAEREHAGRILAAIPQTA; encoded by the coding sequence ATGGAAAAAACCACCGACAAGCCACGCCAAACCCTCAGCATTACGCGCAAACCCGCCAACATTGCCACCACTACCACCGACACCAACGCGGGTACTGTGAAGCGTACAGGCAAGCGCATCATTACCCGCGATCAACTGCCAGTAGCACGGGTATCTATCGGCAAGCCCACTTACAACAAGCCGGGGGCAAAGCCGAAACCAAAGGCCACCCGCAGGCCACGACAGCCACCACGACCACCCAAGACACCACCCAGCGAATTACGGGCGCGTGAGCTATCCGATAGCCTGAATAACTTCACGGTCTGGCGTGACCGTCTGCCCCTTGCCATTGGCATTGAAAAGCAGCTATTCCGCCATATTGCTGACCTGCACCTGAGCGCAAGCAAGCGCGTGGTGAATAAGTTATTGCACTGGCACACCAACCACCGGGCGTACTTGCTGGCAGTAGGGCGGGGTGGGCCACGTTTCAACCTTGATGGCACTGAGGCCGGGGCGATCCTGCCAGCCGAACGGGAACACGCAGGCCGTATACTGGCAGCAATACCGCAAACGGCCTAG